From Halomicrobium salinisoli, the proteins below share one genomic window:
- a CDS encoding SDR family oxidoreductase: MDLEIDGDAALVTASSSGLGKASAKALARDGADVVINGRDEERLEAAREEVESVATGDVVAQPGDLTNGDDIEALVETTVDEFGTIDHLVTSAGGPPSGPFLETDDEDWQDAYDLLVMSVVRLAREAQPHLAEGPETGTVVNITSRSVKEAIDGLVLSNSVRMGVIGLEKTLSKEFAPEVRANAVLPGPHETARIQDLVDAAVDRGEYDSYEEGLADWAANPLERIGDPMELGNTVAFLSSPKSGYVNGTAVTVDGGSTGANL, from the coding sequence ATGGATCTGGAGATAGACGGCGACGCGGCGCTCGTGACCGCCTCGTCCAGCGGGCTCGGCAAGGCCTCCGCGAAGGCGCTGGCCCGCGACGGCGCGGACGTGGTGATCAACGGCCGCGACGAGGAGCGACTGGAAGCGGCCCGGGAGGAAGTCGAGTCGGTAGCGACGGGCGACGTCGTCGCCCAGCCGGGCGACCTGACGAACGGGGACGATATCGAGGCGCTCGTGGAGACGACGGTCGACGAGTTCGGGACGATCGACCACCTCGTGACCAGCGCCGGCGGCCCGCCGTCGGGTCCCTTCCTCGAGACGGACGACGAGGACTGGCAGGACGCCTACGACCTGCTGGTGATGAGCGTCGTCCGCCTGGCCCGCGAGGCCCAGCCGCACCTCGCCGAGGGGCCGGAGACGGGCACCGTCGTCAACATCACCTCCCGCAGCGTCAAGGAGGCCATCGACGGCCTCGTGCTGTCGAACTCCGTGCGGATGGGCGTCATCGGCCTGGAGAAGACGCTCTCTAAGGAGTTCGCGCCCGAGGTCAGGGCCAACGCGGTGCTGCCGGGCCCCCACGAGACGGCGCGGATCCAGGACCTCGTCGACGCCGCCGTCGACCGCGGCGAGTACGACTCCTACGAGGAGGGGCTGGCCGACTGGGCAGCCAACCCGCTGGAGCGCATCGGGGACCCGATGGAGCTGGGCAACACAGTCGCCTTCCTCAGCTCGCCGAAGTCGGGGTACGTCAACGGGACGGCCGTCACGGTCGACGGCGGCTCCACGGGGGCGAACCTATGA
- a CDS encoding DUF362 domain-containing protein — MNVEFPDRETVDGWIEPKPLPSFARVRYEPDAAAVEDPAARARAELDALPLEELEPGATVAVGVGSRGIHALAEVVAAVVVALEDRGFEPVIVPAMGSHGGATAEGQREVLEALGVTEDAMGAPIDARMDATLLDEVPVGDAALPVYFSAAALEFDAVLVLNRVKPHTNYEGRFESGLVKMTTVGLGKQRGAKAIHSTAIAEGYVPTLEAALDVIEREVPLVGGVALVENFYEETARVEGIPAGSFRDREPELLEAAYDEMATLPVDEIDLLVVDEIGKEISGAGMDTNVIGRYRVLNAPDPETPEIDLIYVRGLTETTKGNGNGIGLADITRRAAIEQLDVTKSYANAFTSGSLAKSKLPVVAPDDELALRTALAALGGYDPETVRVAWIRNTQDLEELRVSAALVDDLPEAATVAAEETLAFEDGTARFEPT; from the coding sequence ATGAACGTCGAGTTCCCCGACCGCGAGACGGTCGACGGCTGGATCGAGCCGAAGCCGCTGCCGTCGTTCGCGCGAGTGCGGTACGAACCGGACGCGGCGGCGGTCGAGGACCCCGCCGCACGGGCGCGGGCGGAACTGGACGCGCTCCCGCTCGAAGAGCTGGAACCGGGGGCGACGGTCGCCGTCGGCGTCGGGAGCCGCGGCATCCACGCGCTCGCCGAGGTGGTCGCGGCGGTCGTCGTCGCCCTCGAGGACCGCGGGTTCGAGCCCGTGATCGTCCCGGCGATGGGGAGCCACGGCGGCGCCACCGCGGAGGGCCAGCGCGAGGTCCTCGAGGCGCTCGGCGTCACCGAGGACGCGATGGGCGCGCCGATCGACGCGCGGATGGACGCGACGCTGCTCGACGAGGTGCCCGTCGGGGACGCCGCCCTGCCGGTGTACTTCTCGGCGGCTGCGCTGGAGTTCGACGCCGTGCTCGTGCTCAACCGCGTCAAGCCGCACACGAACTACGAGGGCCGCTTCGAGAGCGGGCTCGTGAAGATGACGACGGTCGGCCTCGGCAAGCAGCGCGGCGCGAAGGCGATCCACTCGACGGCGATCGCCGAGGGGTACGTCCCGACGCTCGAGGCCGCGCTCGACGTGATCGAGCGGGAGGTCCCGCTAGTCGGCGGCGTCGCCCTAGTCGAGAACTTCTACGAGGAGACGGCCCGCGTCGAGGGCATCCCGGCCGGTTCCTTCAGGGACCGCGAACCCGAGTTGCTCGAGGCCGCCTACGACGAGATGGCGACCCTGCCCGTCGACGAGATCGACCTGCTCGTCGTCGACGAGATCGGCAAGGAGATCTCCGGCGCGGGGATGGACACGAACGTGATCGGCCGCTACCGCGTGCTCAACGCGCCGGACCCGGAGACGCCCGAGATCGACCTGATCTACGTCCGCGGGCTGACCGAGACGACGAAGGGCAACGGCAACGGGATCGGACTCGCGGATATCACTCGGCGGGCGGCCATCGAGCAACTGGACGTGACGAAGAGCTACGCCAACGCGTTCACCAGCGGCTCGCTGGCCAAGTCGAAGCTCCCCGTCGTCGCCCCGGACGACGAACTGGCGCTCCGGACCGCCCTCGCCGCGCTGGGCGGCTACGACCCAGAGACGGTCCGCGTCGCCTGGATCCGGAACACGCAGGACCTCGAGGAGCTGCGCGTCTCGGCCGCGCTCGTCGACGACCTGCCCGAGGCCGCCACCGTCGCGGCCGAGGAGACGCTGGCGTTCGAGGACGGCACCGCGCGGTTCGAGCCGACCTGA